In the Novosphingobium sp. 9 genome, one interval contains:
- a CDS encoding CDC48 family AAA ATPase, whose protein sequence is MAEVQAPVDDRVVKLQVAAARQEESGQGIARLSRASLSALGALEGDVLEITGKAVTVARAVLAYEEDEGLSVIRLDGLQRGNAEVGSGDQVSVRKAESRPAQRVVFAPAQKDMRLQGPSAALKRNFFQRPLVQGDLVATAGQQQVADIPPELRRMFNAPAYALTQIRLNVVSTTPRGIVHIDEDTEVELRETFEEAHDGRGDVNYDDVGGMGDTIRQLREMVELPLRYPELFTRLGVAPPKGVLLHGPPGTGKTRLAQAVANESEASFFSINGPEIMGSGYGESEKHLREVFEEATKAAPAIVFIDEIDSIAPKRDQVHGEAEKRLVAQLLTLMDGLNSRAHVVVIAATNRPDAIDEALRRPGRFDREIVIGVPDEAGRREILGIHTRGMPLGDGVDLKELARTTHGFVGADLAALTREAAIEAVRRIMPRLDLEARTIPPEVLESLSVERDDFIAALKRVQPSAMREVMVQVPNIGWSDIGGLGEAQMKLKEGVELPLKNPEAFRKLGIRSAKGFLLYGPPGTGKTLLAKAVAKEAEANFISIKSSDLLSKWYGESEQQIARLFARARQVAPCVIFIDEIDSLVPARGMGGGGGEPQVTGRVVNTILAEMDGMEELQSVVLIGATNRPALVDPALLRPGRFDELVYVGTPDRAGREHILGIHTAKMPLAEDVLLGEIADRTARFTGADLEDVVRRAGLTAIRKRGAAVEAVTMADFDDALADSRATVTEEMEAEYEAMKGELKKRAMDVNPIGFLSPGMVSSTRESKH, encoded by the coding sequence ATGGCAGAGGTTCAGGCGCCGGTGGACGACCGGGTGGTCAAGCTGCAGGTGGCGGCGGCTCGCCAGGAAGAGAGCGGTCAGGGTATCGCCCGCCTTTCGCGCGCCTCGCTTTCGGCGCTGGGCGCGCTGGAAGGCGATGTGCTGGAAATCACCGGCAAGGCCGTAACTGTCGCTCGCGCGGTGCTCGCCTACGAGGAGGACGAAGGTCTCAGCGTCATCCGCCTCGACGGCCTCCAGCGCGGCAATGCTGAAGTCGGTTCGGGCGATCAGGTGAGCGTGCGCAAGGCTGAATCGCGCCCGGCGCAGCGCGTTGTCTTTGCCCCTGCGCAGAAGGACATGCGCCTGCAAGGGCCGTCCGCCGCGCTCAAGCGCAACTTCTTCCAGCGCCCGCTGGTGCAGGGCGATCTGGTCGCCACCGCCGGGCAGCAGCAGGTCGCCGACATTCCGCCGGAGTTGCGCCGGATGTTCAACGCGCCCGCCTATGCGCTGACGCAGATTCGTCTCAATGTCGTCTCGACCACGCCGCGCGGCATCGTCCATATCGACGAGGATACCGAAGTCGAACTGCGCGAGACCTTCGAAGAAGCGCACGACGGTCGCGGCGACGTCAATTATGACGATGTCGGGGGCATGGGCGATACCATCCGCCAGTTGCGCGAGATGGTGGAACTGCCGCTGCGCTATCCCGAACTGTTTACCCGCCTCGGCGTCGCCCCACCCAAGGGCGTGCTGCTCCACGGCCCGCCGGGAACCGGCAAGACGCGCCTTGCGCAGGCCGTCGCGAACGAGAGCGAGGCCAGCTTCTTCTCGATCAACGGCCCCGAGATCATGGGATCGGGCTATGGCGAGAGCGAAAAGCACCTTCGCGAGGTGTTCGAGGAAGCGACCAAGGCCGCGCCCGCGATCGTCTTCATCGACGAGATCGATTCGATCGCCCCCAAGCGCGATCAGGTGCATGGTGAGGCGGAGAAGCGCCTTGTCGCGCAGCTGCTCACGCTGATGGACGGGCTCAACAGCCGCGCCCACGTCGTCGTGATCGCCGCGACCAATCGCCCCGATGCCATCGACGAGGCGCTGCGCCGCCCCGGTCGGTTCGACCGCGAGATCGTGATCGGCGTACCGGACGAGGCCGGTCGCCGCGAGATCCTGGGCATCCACACCCGCGGCATGCCGCTGGGCGACGGCGTGGACCTGAAGGAACTGGCGCGCACCACCCACGGCTTCGTCGGTGCCGACCTTGCCGCGCTCACCCGCGAGGCAGCGATCGAGGCGGTGCGCCGGATCATGCCCCGGCTCGATCTGGAAGCGCGCACGATCCCTCCCGAAGTCCTCGAATCGCTGTCGGTCGAGCGCGACGATTTCATCGCGGCGCTCAAGCGCGTCCAGCCCTCGGCCATGCGCGAGGTCATGGTGCAGGTGCCGAACATCGGCTGGTCCGATATCGGCGGCCTTGGCGAGGCGCAGATGAAGCTGAAGGAAGGCGTCGAGCTGCCGCTGAAGAACCCGGAGGCCTTCCGCAAGCTGGGCATCCGCTCGGCCAAGGGCTTCCTGCTCTACGGCCCGCCCGGCACCGGCAAGACGCTGCTGGCCAAGGCCGTCGCCAAGGAGGCCGAGGCGAACTTCATCTCGATCAAGTCGTCCGACCTGCTCTCCAAGTGGTACGGCGAGAGCGAACAGCAGATTGCTCGCCTGTTCGCCCGCGCCCGGCAGGTCGCACCTTGCGTGATCTTCATCGACGAGATCGACAGCCTTGTCCCCGCGCGTGGGATGGGCGGTGGCGGCGGCGAGCCGCAGGTGACGGGGCGCGTGGTCAACACGATCCTCGCCGAAATGGACGGGATGGAGGAACTCCAGTCGGTCGTGCTGATCGGCGCCACCAACCGTCCAGCGCTGGTCGACCCCGCGCTGCTGCGCCCCGGTCGCTTCGACGAACTGGTCTATGTCGGCACCCCCGACCGGGCCGGGCGCGAGCATATCCTGGGCATCCACACGGCAAAGATGCCGCTGGCCGAGGACGTGCTGCTGGGCGAGATCGCCGACCGCACCGCGCGCTTCACCGGCGCCGATCTGGAAGACGTGGTGCGCCGCGCCGGCCTCACCGCGATCCGCAAGCGCGGCGCAGCCGTGGAAGCCGTCACCATGGCCGACTTCGACGACGCACTGGCTGACAGCCGCGCCACCGTCACCGAGGAAATGGAGGCCGAATACGAGGCGATGAAGGGCGAGTTGAAGAAGCGCGCGATGGACGTGAACCCCATCGGCTTCCTCTCCCCAGGAATGGTCTCCTCCACCCGCGAGAGCAAGCACTGA
- a CDS encoding glutaminyl-peptide cyclotransferase: MIPSFLSARRAVASVLALGSALVSLSACAAPVKEAVVAPVCTYRVVKTFPHDPTAFTEGLFYQDGALFESTGQPGDSWITKRSLDSSTPTQQTRIDPTYFGEGIVAWGDQIISLTWRDGVGYRWDKRTFQPLGFFHYAGEGWGMTIHDGVVYQSDGSASLRLRDPKTMEQTGSLQVTDQGRPIRNLNELEWIDGEIWANVWMTDRIARIDPATGHVKEWMDMSGLRAKAGTDDPDAVLNGIAYDAAGKRIFVTGKYWSTLFQIEPECR, from the coding sequence ATGATCCCATCGTTCTTGTCGGCGCGCCGCGCCGTGGCCTCTGTTCTGGCGCTTGGTTCTGCTCTGGTGAGCCTTTCGGCCTGCGCCGCGCCGGTAAAAGAGGCTGTCGTAGCCCCGGTCTGCACCTACCGCGTGGTCAAGACCTTCCCGCACGACCCGACCGCCTTCACCGAAGGGCTGTTCTATCAGGACGGTGCGCTGTTCGAGAGCACCGGGCAGCCGGGCGATTCGTGGATCACCAAGCGCAGCCTCGACAGCTCGACGCCGACCCAGCAGACCCGCATCGATCCCACCTATTTCGGCGAGGGCATCGTTGCCTGGGGCGACCAGATCATCAGCCTGACGTGGCGCGATGGCGTGGGCTATCGCTGGGACAAGCGCACATTCCAGCCGCTCGGCTTCTTCCATTATGCGGGCGAGGGCTGGGGCATGACCATCCACGACGGCGTGGTCTACCAGAGCGACGGTTCGGCCAGTCTGCGCCTGCGTGATCCCAAGACGATGGAGCAGACCGGTTCTCTGCAAGTTACCGATCAGGGCCGCCCGATCCGCAATCTCAACGAGCTGGAATGGATCGACGGCGAAATCTGGGCAAACGTGTGGATGACCGACCGCATCGCCCGGATCGACCCTGCGACCGGCCATGTGAAGGAGTGGATGGACATGTCCGGCCTGCGCGCCAAGGCGGGCACCGACGATCCCGACGCCGTGCTCAACGGCATCGCCTACGACGCGGCGGGCAAGCGGATTTTCGTGACCGGCAAGTACTGGAGCACGCTGTTCCAGATCGAGCCGGAGTGCCGGTGA
- a CDS encoding mechanosensitive ion channel family protein encodes MTRLIERQIHGVPDWAAQVLVALIAAALGALLAMVLHAVLFRILTRISKASRSETDDILVHRLARPTRWAFVAMGMVLAARQTPALSDFWDHVSGFVMPLLIGWIALAILHSFVEAMSLRADITVEDNRNARRRRTRLAILSRIASFLIIFLTVSLMLFSIPGVMKIGATLMASAGLAALAVGAAAQPALKALIAGFQMALTEPISIDDVVVLDGEWGRIEDIRTTYVVVRVWDDRRLVVPTTRFLEDTFANWTKSTSQLLGFVMIYLDPATDIAPIREEYTRVITGHRLWDKRAQILQVTDHSAQAMEVRLLLSAKDGGTLFDLRCEIREHMLDWIARNQPQALVRQRQLPVGALELAAASETVRVLGDLAGPSPKPDAAS; translated from the coding sequence ATGACCCGCCTTATCGAACGCCAGATCCACGGCGTCCCCGACTGGGCCGCACAGGTTCTGGTCGCGCTGATCGCCGCCGCGCTCGGAGCGCTGCTCGCCATGGTGCTCCATGCGGTACTGTTCCGCATCCTGACGCGCATCTCCAAGGCCAGCCGCAGCGAGACGGACGACATTCTCGTCCACCGCCTTGCCCGGCCCACGCGTTGGGCTTTCGTGGCGATGGGCATGGTGCTGGCCGCGCGCCAGACCCCGGCGCTCAGCGACTTCTGGGATCATGTCTCGGGCTTCGTGATGCCGCTGCTGATCGGCTGGATCGCGCTTGCGATCCTCCATTCTTTCGTCGAGGCGATGTCGCTGCGGGCCGACATCACCGTGGAGGACAACCGCAATGCGCGGCGGCGGCGCACGCGCCTCGCCATCCTCAGCCGCATCGCAAGCTTCCTGATCATCTTCCTCACCGTTTCGCTGATGTTGTTTTCGATCCCCGGCGTGATGAAGATCGGTGCGACGCTGATGGCCTCGGCAGGGCTTGCCGCACTGGCGGTGGGCGCGGCGGCGCAGCCTGCGCTCAAGGCGCTGATCGCGGGCTTCCAGATGGCGCTGACGGAGCCGATCTCGATCGACGATGTGGTCGTGCTCGATGGCGAATGGGGCCGGATCGAGGATATCCGCACGACCTACGTGGTGGTGCGCGTGTGGGATGACCGGCGGCTGGTGGTGCCGACCACGCGGTTCCTTGAGGACACTTTCGCGAACTGGACCAAGTCCACCTCGCAACTTCTGGGCTTCGTGATGATTTACCTTGATCCGGCGACGGATATCGCCCCGATCCGCGAGGAGTATACCCGCGTCATCACCGGGCATCGCCTGTGGGACAAGCGCGCGCAGATCCTGCAGGTGACCGATCACAGCGCGCAGGCAATGGAAGTGCGCCTGCTGCTGTCGGCCAAGGATGGCGGCACGCTGTTCGACCTGCGCTGCGAAATCCGCGAGCACATGCTGGACTGGATCGCGCGCAACCAGCCGCAGGCTCTCGTGCGCCAGCGCCAGTTGCCGGTGGGGGCGCTGGAACTTGCTGCCGCGTCGGAGACAGTGCGGGTACTGGGCGACCTCGCTGGACCTTCGCCGAAGCCCGACGCGGCGAGCTGA